A region of Actinomycetota bacterium DNA encodes the following proteins:
- a CDS encoding hexose kinase, which translates to MIVCLSANPSIDKLFEVDRLEVNRIHRPAGFVQTAGGKGLNVARAANALGGDVRVVTLLRGHAGKWIEEALAAEGVKGSFVWTHGETRASLSVADRRSGKLTEFYEHGSEIPSSAWPELEQAIAELLPEADWLTISGSLPPGSPADGYARIVAEARAAGVRVALDAAEQHLANALEAQPDIVKVNRIEAAELVGRSTQTRGGSLAAAEELRRRAGGEGHAGLVTRGAKGVVLVAPEGSALEGTLYVRGRYPVGSGDSFLAGLVVGLADGAELDDALRMALGAASANAELPGAGRLDPSRARALAVEADVTAPTG; encoded by the coding sequence GTGATCGTCTGCCTGTCGGCGAACCCGTCGATCGACAAGCTCTTCGAGGTTGACCGTCTCGAGGTGAACCGGATCCACCGTCCCGCCGGGTTCGTCCAGACCGCGGGAGGGAAAGGACTCAACGTCGCCCGCGCGGCGAACGCGCTCGGCGGTGACGTGCGCGTCGTGACGCTGCTGCGCGGTCACGCGGGGAAGTGGATCGAGGAGGCCTTGGCGGCCGAGGGTGTGAAGGGTTCGTTCGTGTGGACCCACGGGGAGACCCGAGCCTCGCTGTCGGTCGCGGATCGCCGCTCGGGCAAGCTCACGGAGTTCTACGAGCACGGTTCGGAGATCCCCTCCTCTGCGTGGCCCGAGCTCGAGCAGGCGATCGCCGAGCTGTTGCCCGAGGCCGACTGGTTGACGATCTCCGGCTCCCTGCCACCGGGATCGCCCGCGGACGGATACGCACGGATCGTTGCGGAGGCGCGCGCCGCCGGCGTCAGGGTCGCCCTCGACGCCGCGGAGCAGCACCTGGCGAACGCGCTGGAAGCGCAACCCGACATCGTGAAGGTGAACCGCATCGAAGCCGCGGAGCTCGTCGGTCGCTCCACCCAGACGCGGGGAGGTTCCCTCGCCGCGGCGGAGGAGCTGCGCCGGCGCGCCGGCGGCGAGGGACATGCCGGGCTCGTCACGCGCGGCGCGAAGGGCGTGGTGCTCGTCGCGCCCGAGGGGTCCGCGCTCGAGGGAACGCTCTACGTCCGCGGTCGCTATCCCGTCGGCAGCGGCGACTCGTTCCTCGCCGGGCTCGTGGTGGGTCTCGCCGACGGTGCTGAGCTCGACGACGCGCTCCGCATGGCGCTCGGCGCTGCGTCCGCCAATGCCGAGCTCCCCGGCGCCGGCCGGCTGGACCCCTCCAGGGCGCGGGCTCTCGCCGTCGAGGCCGACGTGACCGCTCCCACGGGCTGA
- a CDS encoding MFS transporter produces the protein MSDPSRVRTGAGAHVGNVSGASAIHVLFLIFGVVASAFFPFFSLFLSDRGLTVDQIGLVVSAMAFARVVFSPLWGHVADASLGRRRVLQLGTGAAAILALVLFVLGEQVWAVAAVSIAMAGASCTAGPTLDALALDHLGDEGMADYGRIRGWGSLTYGIANFVFGAVLELVGVGWSMPFYAIGLVATAVWAFTIPVDAPKHTSGGKLGAVGDVFRASRRIVPYLAGIFLVGVGFAAAWSFLALRIEGTGGGPLLVGIGAGIGGLVEVPMMRWSSRLSRRIGLRRVYVSGCVIYAIGFVLWGLIDDPVIISMLTVIEGLGFAFIFTSGVVIVGRLVPSSLYATGQSLSQTVYFGIGPIVGGAVGGFVYGYVSPTALYLGASALTLAGAAIVWVTLTSPAFLGPVPDDEAAAAAPSEGTGHP, from the coding sequence GTGTCCGACCCCTCCCGTGTTCGAACCGGCGCCGGCGCGCACGTCGGGAACGTATCCGGCGCGTCCGCGATCCACGTGCTGTTCCTCATCTTCGGCGTCGTCGCGTCGGCGTTCTTCCCGTTCTTCTCGCTGTTCCTCTCGGACCGCGGACTCACCGTCGACCAGATCGGGCTCGTCGTCTCCGCGATGGCGTTCGCCCGCGTCGTGTTCTCGCCGCTGTGGGGCCACGTCGCGGACGCCTCGCTCGGCCGGCGACGGGTGCTGCAGCTCGGGACGGGCGCGGCGGCGATCCTCGCGCTCGTGCTCTTCGTCCTCGGCGAGCAGGTGTGGGCGGTCGCAGCGGTATCGATCGCGATGGCGGGAGCGAGCTGCACGGCCGGGCCGACACTGGATGCGCTGGCGCTCGATCATCTCGGTGACGAGGGGATGGCCGACTACGGCAGGATCCGCGGGTGGGGATCGCTCACGTACGGGATCGCGAACTTCGTGTTCGGCGCGGTGCTCGAGCTGGTCGGGGTCGGCTGGTCGATGCCGTTCTACGCGATCGGGCTCGTCGCCACGGCGGTGTGGGCCTTCACGATCCCGGTCGACGCCCCCAAGCACACGTCGGGTGGCAAGCTCGGTGCGGTCGGAGATGTGTTCCGCGCGTCCCGCCGGATCGTGCCCTACCTGGCGGGGATCTTCCTCGTCGGCGTGGGGTTCGCGGCGGCGTGGAGCTTCCTCGCGCTGCGGATCGAGGGAACGGGAGGCGGACCGTTGCTCGTCGGGATCGGGGCGGGGATCGGTGGTCTCGTCGAGGTGCCGATGATGCGATGGTCCTCACGCCTGTCGCGCCGTATCGGCCTTCGGCGCGTCTACGTGAGCGGGTGCGTGATCTACGCGATCGGGTTCGTCCTCTGGGGGTTGATCGACGACCCGGTCATCATCTCGATGCTCACGGTGATCGAGGGGTTGGGGTTCGCGTTCATCTTCACGAGCGGGGTCGTGATCGTGGGCCGGCTCGTGCCGTCGTCGCTGTATGCGACCGGGCAGTCCCTGTCGCAGACGGTCTACTTCGGCATCGGCCCGATCGTCGGCGGCGCCGTCGGCGGGTTCGTCTACGGATACGTGAGCCCCACGGCGCTGTACCTGGGTGCGTCGGCACTCACGCTCGCGGGAGCCGCGATCGTGTGGGTCACGCTCACCTCACCGGCGTTCCTCGGGCCCGTTCCCGACGACGAGGCGGCCGCGGCCGCTCCCTCCGAGGGAACGGGCCACCCGTAA
- a CDS encoding phosphoenolpyruvate carboxylase, with the protein MATTHAKDEIPAPLRREVRLLGTILGHVLAETGGRDLLDEVERIRRAAIAFRGVASAERRDRVLELIEDLDVGRAEQVARAFTVYFQLVNLAEQHQRMRTLRERAHRGESPRHSLERTIEGLRERLGEAALGDLLDRLEITNVVTAHPTEARRRAVVETLRRIADQLERLDDPRLAPAEQADVERHLHEEVEALWHTDQLRRDRPEPLDEVRAAMWLFDETIFTLAPTFYRELDRALQPEAAGTRPPAFGAFLRWGSWIGGDRDGNARVTAEVTRRVLDVHADHVLRGLENATRRIARELSASERDVPPSPELLTSLEEDARDFPALAKSLTRKLPDAPHRRKLALSAERLVPTRSGISDGYTSPASLLADLRIVQRSLADGGAARLAYGELQHLVWQVETFGFHLASLELRDHAAVHARALRELRADAPSPQTQEVLDTLRVVAALQRRFGVDACRRYVVSFTRSADDVLAVHELAALAVPDGSLRIDVVPLFESREDLRNASAVLDELLGEERFSAWLAARGRRVEVMLGYSDSTKDVGFLAANIALYQAQRDLAAWARRNDVTLTLFHGRGGALGRGGGPAGRAILGQAPGSVDGRFKVTEQGEVVVERYGNRRIALRHLEQVTSAVLAVSAPDAVTGSDVEDRFDEPARAMGEASERFWRTLVERPGFARAFSLVTPVNELSDLAIGSRPARRAPGEDLEHLRAIPWVFAWGQNRCNLPGWYGLGTGLEAIGDLALLREMYGAWPFFTSVLENAQLSLAKADLPIAELYLKLGEDEELTRMIREEFERTQRWVLDVTQQEALLEPRPVLRRAIELRNPYVDALSFLQVRFLRELRAARDRGEDDEQLRRLVHLTINGISAGLQNTG; encoded by the coding sequence ATGGCGACCACGCACGCGAAGGACGAGATCCCCGCGCCGCTTCGGCGTGAGGTCCGTCTGCTCGGCACGATCCTCGGACACGTCCTCGCTGAGACCGGCGGACGCGACCTGCTCGACGAGGTCGAGCGGATCCGTCGGGCGGCGATCGCGTTCCGCGGCGTGGCCAGCGCGGAGCGGCGCGATCGCGTGCTCGAGCTGATCGAGGACCTCGACGTCGGCCGGGCCGAGCAGGTGGCGCGGGCGTTCACGGTCTACTTCCAGCTCGTGAACCTCGCGGAACAACACCAGCGGATGCGGACGCTGCGCGAGCGAGCGCATCGCGGCGAGAGCCCGCGCCACTCCCTCGAGCGGACGATCGAGGGTCTGCGCGAGAGGCTGGGCGAGGCCGCGCTCGGGGACTTGCTCGACCGGCTGGAGATCACGAACGTCGTGACCGCCCACCCGACCGAGGCCCGGCGCCGCGCGGTCGTCGAGACCCTCCGCCGGATCGCCGACCAGCTCGAGCGGCTCGACGATCCGCGGCTGGCGCCCGCCGAGCAGGCCGACGTCGAACGCCACCTGCACGAGGAAGTCGAGGCGCTGTGGCACACCGACCAGCTCCGCCGCGACCGCCCGGAGCCGCTCGACGAGGTCCGCGCCGCGATGTGGTTGTTCGACGAGACGATCTTCACGCTCGCGCCCACGTTCTACCGGGAGCTGGACCGCGCGCTGCAACCCGAGGCGGCGGGAACGCGCCCGCCCGCGTTCGGGGCATTCCTACGGTGGGGATCGTGGATCGGCGGCGATCGCGACGGGAACGCGCGCGTGACCGCCGAGGTCACCCGCCGGGTGCTCGACGTGCACGCCGATCACGTGCTCCGCGGGCTCGAGAACGCGACGCGCCGGATCGCGCGCGAGCTGTCGGCCTCCGAGCGTGACGTGCCCCCGAGCCCGGAGCTGCTGACCTCGCTCGAGGAGGACGCTCGCGACTTCCCCGCGCTCGCGAAGTCGTTGACGCGCAAGCTCCCCGATGCGCCGCACCGCCGCAAGCTCGCATTGTCCGCCGAGCGGCTCGTTCCCACGCGCAGCGGGATCTCCGACGGGTACACGAGCCCCGCGTCGTTGTTGGCCGACCTGCGGATCGTTCAGCGTTCACTCGCCGACGGTGGTGCGGCCCGTCTCGCCTACGGCGAGCTGCAGCACCTCGTGTGGCAGGTCGAGACGTTCGGGTTCCATCTCGCATCACTCGAGCTCCGCGACCACGCCGCCGTGCACGCTCGGGCGCTCAGGGAACTGAGGGCCGATGCTCCCTCGCCACAGACCCAGGAAGTGCTCGACACGCTTCGCGTGGTGGCCGCCCTGCAGCGTAGGTTCGGGGTGGACGCCTGTCGTCGCTACGTCGTGAGCTTCACGCGCAGCGCCGATGATGTGCTCGCCGTGCATGAGCTCGCGGCGCTCGCGGTTCCCGACGGATCGTTGCGGATCGACGTCGTTCCCTTGTTCGAGTCGCGCGAGGACCTGCGCAACGCCTCCGCCGTGCTCGACGAACTGCTCGGCGAAGAGCGGTTCTCCGCGTGGCTCGCCGCCCGCGGCCGGCGGGTCGAGGTCATGCTCGGCTATTCCGACTCGACCAAGGACGTCGGCTTCCTCGCGGCGAACATCGCCTTGTACCAGGCGCAGCGCGATCTCGCGGCGTGGGCGCGACGCAACGACGTGACCCTGACGCTGTTCCACGGCCGCGGCGGCGCCCTCGGACGGGGCGGCGGTCCCGCCGGGCGCGCGATCCTCGGCCAGGCCCCCGGTTCGGTCGACGGCCGGTTCAAGGTCACCGAACAGGGCGAGGTCGTCGTTGAGCGCTACGGGAATCGCCGGATCGCGCTGCGCCACCTCGAGCAGGTCACGAGCGCGGTGCTCGCCGTCTCGGCCCCCGACGCCGTCACCGGCTCCGACGTCGAGGACCGCTTCGACGAACCCGCGCGCGCGATGGGCGAGGCGAGCGAGCGATTCTGGCGCACCCTCGTCGAACGCCCCGGTTTCGCCCGGGCGTTCTCGCTCGTCACACCGGTCAACGAGTTGTCGGACCTCGCGATCGGCTCCCGTCCCGCCCGCCGCGCGCCCGGCGAGGACCTGGAGCACCTCCGCGCGATCCCGTGGGTGTTCGCCTGGGGCCAGAACCGCTGCAACCTCCCCGGGTGGTACGGCCTCGGCACCGGACTCGAGGCGATCGGCGACCTCGCGCTGCTCCGGGAGATGTACGGGGCGTGGCCGTTCTTCACGTCCGTGCTCGAGAACGCCCAGCTGTCCCTCGCGAAGGCCGACCTGCCGATCGCCGAGCTCTACCTGAAGCTTGGCGAGGACGAGGAACTGACCCGGATGATCCGCGAGGAGTTCGAGCGGACGCAGCGGTGGGTGCTCGACGTGACCCAGCAGGAGGCCTTGCTGGAACCGCGGCCCGTGCTCCGCCGAGCGATCGAGCTCCGCAACCCCTACGTCGACGCGCTGTCGTTCCTGCAGGTGCGGTTCCTGCGTGAACTCCGCGCCGCGCGCGACCGCGGTGAGGACGACGAGCAGCTCCGCCGGCTCGTGCACCTGACGATCAACGGCATCTCCGCCGGCCTGCAGAACACCGGCTGA
- a CDS encoding carbohydrate kinase family protein produces MNDTPDRDLDVLVLGDARPDLWLRGEHAGDVIFDDRGRVVEHASLELGGGGAVACVALARLGLHTAFVGAVGDDAFGRFVLEELEREGVEVGGMHVAPDRATGVSVVLTRGSDHAILAAPGAVAQLRGEHVDRRLVERARHVHVTSYFVQTGLQADVPSLFAAAKAGGATTSIDPNEDPTDRWEGGLFGALDRTDVLFPNSSEVRRITGIDDVDIGAESLAEHGTTIAVKFGQGGGMVVHAGGSLRVEAVSVDVVDRTGAGAAFDAGYLSGMLRGWSSERCLRLAVGCGGLAVRASGSTSALPTMDQALAAVGGA; encoded by the coding sequence GTGAACGACACGCCGGACCGTGATCTGGATGTCCTCGTGCTCGGTGATGCGCGACCCGACCTCTGGCTTCGCGGCGAGCACGCGGGCGACGTCATTTTCGATGACCGCGGCCGCGTGGTGGAACACGCCTCGCTCGAGCTCGGCGGAGGGGGCGCCGTCGCGTGCGTCGCGCTCGCGCGGCTCGGCCTGCATACAGCGTTCGTCGGCGCCGTGGGTGACGACGCCTTCGGGAGGTTCGTCCTCGAGGAGCTCGAACGCGAGGGGGTGGAGGTCGGCGGGATGCACGTCGCTCCCGATCGGGCGACCGGGGTGTCGGTCGTCCTCACGCGCGGGAGTGATCACGCGATCCTCGCGGCGCCGGGAGCCGTGGCGCAGCTGCGCGGCGAGCACGTCGATCGGAGGCTCGTGGAGCGCGCGCGGCACGTGCATGTGACGTCCTACTTCGTGCAGACCGGGTTGCAGGCCGACGTGCCGTCGTTGTTCGCGGCGGCGAAGGCGGGTGGAGCGACGACGTCGATCGATCCGAACGAGGACCCCACCGATCGATGGGAGGGGGGTCTGTTCGGCGCACTCGACCGTACGGACGTGCTGTTCCCGAACTCCTCGGAGGTCCGGCGCATCACCGGGATCGACGACGTCGACATCGGGGCGGAATCGCTCGCCGAGCACGGCACGACGATCGCCGTGAAGTTCGGGCAGGGGGGCGGCATGGTCGTGCATGCCGGCGGTTCGCTCCGCGTCGAGGCGGTATCGGTCGACGTCGTCGACCGGACCGGGGCCGGAGCGGCGTTCGACGCGGGCTACCTCTCGGGGATGCTGCGTGGCTGGTCGTCCGAGCGGTGCCTGCGGCTGGCGGTCGGGTGCGGCGGTCTGGCCGTACGCGCATCCGGGTCGACCTCGGCGCTCCCGACGATGGATCAGGCACTGGCAGCAGTGGGCGGGGCGTGA
- a CDS encoding (Fe-S)-binding protein yields MSPTTPATPDVPGSTPTERLVETAVVLGTELPAGARFVGPEMQTTSDWRPGDAPATGDLDACVACGLCLPHCPTYRLTGEESASPRGRITAMRAVDEGLASPDATFAGFMDLCLVCRACEDVCPSHVPFGRMMERARTQIEPDRPARSRLLRWFGLDIALPRRWLLSLAMTLTPLVRPLLPRRVRALAPRGVRRGQRVPATTEPVPGIEPRGTVAILTGCVQDQWFREVNRATARVLALNGWRVVAPRAQRCCGALPAHNGRLDTARTLARDTLATFADVDALVVNAAGCGAHLKDLADLFPVGTDDRARAEELAGRTHDLMEFLAASRLAPPDRNPDVERVAYHDACHALRAQGIERQPREVLAAIPGLEIVDLPGNDRCCGAAGLYNVLEPEMSGDLRREKGDAIAATGVTVVASANPGCAMQLSAAARERGMTVSILHPVELLDRAYARR; encoded by the coding sequence ATGAGTCCCACCACCCCCGCCACCCCCGACGTTCCCGGGTCCACCCCGACCGAGCGCCTCGTCGAGACCGCCGTCGTCCTCGGCACCGAGCTGCCCGCGGGGGCGCGGTTCGTCGGACCCGAGATGCAGACGACGTCGGATTGGCGCCCCGGCGACGCCCCCGCGACCGGCGACCTCGACGCGTGCGTCGCCTGCGGCCTCTGCCTGCCGCACTGCCCGACCTACCGCCTCACCGGAGAGGAGTCGGCTTCTCCCCGCGGCCGGATCACCGCGATGCGCGCGGTCGACGAAGGTCTCGCGTCACCCGACGCGACCTTCGCCGGCTTCATGGACCTGTGCCTGGTCTGCCGCGCGTGCGAGGACGTGTGCCCCTCGCACGTCCCGTTCGGCCGGATGATGGAGCGCGCCCGCACGCAGATCGAGCCCGATCGTCCCGCCCGATCGCGTCTGCTCCGGTGGTTCGGGCTCGACATCGCGCTGCCGCGCCGGTGGCTGCTGTCGCTGGCGATGACGCTGACCCCGCTCGTGCGACCGCTGCTCCCCCGCCGCGTCCGGGCCCTCGCTCCGCGCGGCGTGCGACGCGGCCAGCGCGTTCCGGCGACGACGGAGCCGGTGCCGGGCATCGAGCCTCGGGGAACGGTGGCGATCCTCACCGGCTGCGTCCAGGACCAGTGGTTCCGTGAGGTCAACCGTGCGACCGCCCGCGTGCTCGCGCTCAACGGGTGGCGCGTGGTTGCGCCCCGAGCGCAGCGATGCTGCGGAGCCCTGCCCGCACACAACGGGCGCCTCGACACCGCTCGAACGCTCGCCCGCGACACGCTGGCCACGTTCGCCGATGTCGACGCGCTGGTCGTGAACGCCGCCGGGTGCGGTGCCCATCTGAAGGACCTCGCGGACCTGTTCCCGGTCGGAACCGACGACCGAGCGCGGGCGGAGGAGCTCGCGGGACGCACCCACGACCTGATGGAGTTCCTCGCCGCCTCCCGGCTCGCGCCTCCCGACCGCAACCCGGACGTGGAACGCGTCGCCTACCACGACGCCTGCCACGCGCTCCGCGCGCAGGGGATCGAGCGGCAACCACGCGAGGTCCTCGCCGCGATCCCGGGGCTCGAGATCGTCGATCTCCCCGGCAACGACCGCTGCTGCGGCGCGGCCGGCCTCTACAACGTGCTCGAGCCGGAGATGTCCGGGGACCTTCGACGCGAGAAGGGCGACGCGATCGCCGCGACCGGCGTCACGGTCGTCGCGAGCGCCAATCCCGGCTGCGCGATGCAGCTTTCGGCGGCGGCCCGCGAACGAGGGATGACGGTTTCGATCCTCCATCCGGTCGAGCTGCTCGACCGCGCCTACGCGCGTCGGTAG
- a CDS encoding FAD-binding protein — MSGPELLHPASKGDVVEAVRGAAADRRRLLVAGGRRHIDKGNPAEIDAELWTTQLDAIVAYEPAEMVAVVEAGVRLAELDAALAEGGQEWPHDAPPDATVGGTIAAGALSPRMLRHGHLRDTVLEVELVTGDGRFVRGGGRTVKNVTGYDLPRVLYGSLGTLGVLVQVALKLRPLPKARRTVIAETVEPIALGTALLDGVPLPVSVLAEPARVRVRLEGWPGELDEQTARVREVLASSGADGNVIDGDPSFPSERPWNEAPIVAEVAVAPSRVPELVPGAGTVWAAPLGTGLLWAGLQDAEELAALRERVAAAGGIAPVVRGPGGLGEGPVAAPQVHRRLKNAFDPQAILAPGRGWGGW, encoded by the coding sequence ATGAGCGGACCCGAGCTGCTGCATCCGGCGTCGAAGGGCGACGTGGTCGAGGCCGTTCGCGGTGCGGCGGCGGACCGGCGGCGGCTGCTCGTCGCCGGCGGGCGCCGCCACATCGACAAGGGGAACCCGGCCGAGATCGACGCGGAGCTGTGGACGACCCAGCTCGACGCGATCGTCGCCTACGAACCGGCGGAGATGGTCGCGGTCGTCGAGGCCGGCGTGCGTCTGGCCGAGCTCGACGCGGCGCTCGCCGAAGGAGGGCAGGAGTGGCCCCACGACGCACCGCCCGACGCGACGGTCGGCGGCACGATCGCCGCGGGCGCGCTGTCGCCGCGGATGCTCCGACACGGCCACCTGCGCGACACGGTGCTCGAGGTCGAGCTCGTGACCGGCGACGGACGGTTCGTACGCGGCGGCGGACGCACCGTGAAGAACGTGACCGGCTACGACCTGCCTCGCGTGCTGTACGGATCGCTCGGAACGCTCGGGGTCCTCGTCCAGGTCGCGCTCAAGCTCCGCCCGCTCCCGAAGGCTCGCCGCACGGTGATCGCCGAGACGGTCGAGCCGATCGCGCTCGGGACCGCGCTGCTCGACGGCGTTCCGCTCCCGGTGTCGGTCCTGGCCGAACCCGCGCGGGTTCGGGTCCGGCTGGAGGGCTGGCCCGGGGAGCTCGACGAACAGACCGCGCGGGTGCGCGAGGTCCTCGCGAGCAGCGGTGCGGACGGGAACGTGATCGACGGCGATCCGTCGTTCCCGTCGGAGCGCCCATGGAACGAGGCGCCGATCGTCGCCGAGGTCGCCGTCGCGCCGTCCCGCGTTCCCGAGCTGGTGCCCGGCGCCGGAACGGTATGGGCGGCGCCGCTCGGAACCGGTCTGCTCTGGGCGGGCCTGCAGGACGCCGAGGAGCTCGCCGCACTCCGTGAGCGGGTCGCGGCGGCGGGCGGCATCGCCCCCGTCGTGCGCGGTCCCGGCGGGCTCGGCGAGGGTCCCGTTGCCGCGCCGCAGGTGCACCGACGGCTGAAGAACGCCTTCGACCCGCAGGCGATCCTCGCGCCGGGACGCGGCTGGGGTGGCTGGTGA
- a CDS encoding rhodanese-like domain-containing protein has translation MSENRDLSHPKGVSDHLDEIQLVDCREQDEWDAGRIESARFLPLNQILAGAGGDLSTDRPVVVVCRSGNRSELATMMFRARGLDAHNLEGGMEAWEAEGLPFSAPDGSPGTVK, from the coding sequence ATGAGCGAGAACCGAGACCTCTCCCATCCGAAGGGTGTCTCCGACCACCTCGACGAGATCCAGCTCGTCGACTGCCGCGAGCAGGACGAGTGGGACGCGGGACGGATCGAGTCGGCGAGGTTCCTCCCGCTCAACCAGATCCTCGCGGGAGCCGGCGGCGACCTGTCCACCGACCGCCCCGTCGTCGTGGTCTGCCGCTCGGGCAACCGGAGCGAGCTCGCCACGATGATGTTCCGGGCCCGTGGGCTCGACGCCCACAACCTCGAGGGCGGGATGGAGGCGTGGGAGGCCGAGGGCCTCCCCTTCTCGGCACCCGACGGCTCGCCGGGCACCGTCAAGTAG
- a CDS encoding FAD-linked oxidase C-terminal domain-containing protein, translating to MDTHVAAARAALERALGADEVLSDPLALRLYARDASMVEGGCALVAFPRSVDDVASCLTIAEEHGLPVVPRGSGTGLAGGATPIGDALVVVTSKMTELLEVRPEDRLAWVEPGLANLDLANALRPHGYTYAPDPSSQQTSSIGGNVNTNAGGPHCLASGVTSAHVLALDVVLPGGGLVRVGSEGPAAAGYDLRGAVVGSEGTLGIVASVCVRLSPLPPAVSTMLLDFTTVEDCAATVSDIIAGGVVPAAVEMMDHGIVVAAENFAHAGYPTDAAAILLVEVDGTDEAVHEQSRAVEDAATANHVRTIRIAADADERALLWKGRKSAFGAVAQIAPHYHLHDCVVPRTKLVEVLSGVYEIVERHGLIVTNVFHAGDGNLHPLISFDRRIPGTMDKVLRAADEIVRLCVDAGGALSGEHGIGLEKRDFMPLVFTADDLAAQDCVRSAFDPGRLMNPQKVLPEGARCGDHAVLRGSDAAEAAASLPEGSWI from the coding sequence GTGGACACCCACGTCGCAGCCGCCCGTGCCGCACTCGAACGGGCGCTGGGCGCGGACGAGGTGCTCTCGGACCCGCTCGCGCTCCGCCTGTATGCGCGGGACGCGTCGATGGTCGAAGGCGGATGCGCGCTCGTGGCGTTCCCGCGATCGGTCGACGACGTCGCGAGCTGCCTGACGATCGCCGAGGAACACGGCCTGCCGGTCGTGCCCCGGGGATCGGGAACGGGACTCGCCGGCGGAGCGACCCCGATCGGCGACGCGCTCGTCGTCGTGACCTCCAAGATGACCGAGCTGCTCGAGGTGCGACCCGAGGACCGGCTCGCGTGGGTCGAGCCCGGCCTGGCCAACCTCGATCTCGCGAACGCGCTCCGGCCCCACGGGTACACCTACGCGCCGGATCCCTCGAGCCAGCAGACCTCCTCGATCGGCGGCAACGTGAACACGAACGCCGGCGGCCCGCACTGCCTCGCATCGGGTGTCACCTCGGCCCACGTCCTCGCTCTCGACGTCGTCCTGCCCGGCGGGGGCCTGGTCCGGGTCGGCTCCGAGGGACCGGCCGCCGCGGGTTACGACCTGCGCGGCGCGGTCGTCGGCTCCGAGGGAACGCTCGGCATCGTCGCGAGCGTGTGCGTCCGGCTGTCACCGCTGCCGCCCGCGGTGTCCACGATGCTGCTCGACTTCACGACGGTCGAAGACTGCGCCGCCACCGTCAGCGACATCATCGCGGGCGGCGTCGTGCCCGCGGCCGTCGAGATGATGGATCACGGGATCGTCGTCGCGGCCGAGAACTTCGCCCACGCCGGGTATCCGACGGACGCCGCGGCGATCCTCCTCGTCGAGGTGGACGGAACCGACGAGGCGGTCCACGAGCAGTCGCGGGCCGTCGAGGACGCCGCGACCGCGAACCACGTACGCACGATCCGGATCGCCGCCGACGCCGACGAGCGTGCGCTGCTGTGGAAGGGACGCAAGAGTGCGTTCGGAGCCGTCGCCCAGATCGCGCCGCACTACCATCTGCACGACTGCGTCGTTCCCCGCACGAAGCTCGTCGAGGTGCTCTCCGGGGTGTACGAGATCGTCGAACGTCACGGGCTCATCGTCACGAACGTCTTCCACGCCGGTGACGGGAACCTGCATCCGTTGATCTCTTTCGACCGGCGGATCCCGGGAACGATGGACAAGGTGCTCCGCGCGGCCGACGAGATCGTCCGCCTGTGTGTCGATGCCGGCGGGGCGCTCTCCGGTGAGCACGGGATCGGTCTCGAGAAGCGCGACTTCATGCCGCTGGTGTTCACCGCGGACGACCTCGCAGCGCAGGATTGCGTCCGGTCGGCGTTCGACCCCGGCCGGCTGATGAACCCGCAGAAGGTCCTCCCGGAGGGAGCGCGGTGCGGCGACCACGCCGTGCTCCGTGGCAGCGACGCGGCCGAGGCGGCGGCCTCGCTCCCCGAGGGGTCGTGGATCTGA
- a CDS encoding type IV toxin-antitoxin system AbiEi family antitoxin domain-containing protein has product MKATDALGDLLTMRRPIVTTREAAARLGLSTSRASQILRSLEESGLARRLRHGLWVLERDLDPFSVPPYLTAPYPAYVSYWSALARHGMIEQMPGQIFVASLGRSRRIITTVGTYSVHHLAPELFDGYEGASGIGYLATPEKALFDSVYLRAPQGGPILMPELELPDGFKEGKLAEWTSRIARPRLRTLVSRGLHELMAGALHS; this is encoded by the coding sequence ATGAAGGCGACGGACGCGCTCGGCGACCTGCTCACGATGCGGCGACCGATCGTCACGACGCGCGAGGCCGCTGCGCGACTCGGACTCTCCACGAGCCGCGCGAGTCAGATCCTCCGCTCACTGGAGGAGTCGGGACTTGCCCGCCGTCTCCGTCATGGCCTCTGGGTCCTGGAGAGGGACCTCGATCCGTTCAGCGTTCCGCCCTACCTGACGGCGCCCTACCCCGCGTATGTGTCCTACTGGTCCGCCCTCGCGCGCCACGGCATGATCGAGCAGATGCCCGGTCAGATCTTCGTCGCGTCGCTGGGGCGTTCGCGCCGCATCATCACGACGGTCGGCACGTATTCGGTCCATCACCTGGCACCGGAGCTCTTCGACGGCTACGAAGGCGCATCTGGCATCGGGTACCTCGCCACGCCGGAGAAGGCGCTGTTCGACTCGGTCTACCTGCGTGCCCCGCAGGGAGGTCCGATCCTGATGCCGGAGCTGGAACTTCCGGATGGATTCAAGGAAGGCAAGCTTGCGGAGTGGACCAGCCGCATCGCCCGGCCCCGCCTCCGAACGCTGGTGTCTCGCGGTCTGCACGAACTGATGGCCGGAGCCCTACACAGCTAG